Proteins from one Malaya genurostris strain Urasoe2022 chromosome 2, Malgen_1.1, whole genome shotgun sequence genomic window:
- the LOC131430997 gene encoding argininosuccinate lyase, whose protein sequence is MSRMCSRTEESTPFKLWGGRYSKATDHVLSRVNNSLSVDKRLFSEDLDGSIAYAKSLTDANLLTQSEFKVIRYGLETVRDEWTKGTIKLMPRDEDVHTVNERRLIEIVGPHIGGKLHTGRSRNEQVVVDMKLWMRNAVQDILKQLRCLIDGINAMAERHINVLMPGYTHMQKAQPVRFSHWLLSYAFYFKEDYQRIFEFTKRMNVLPLGTGALAGNPFNINRHQLADDLGFKGVTSNSMYTVSDRDFVVEFNFLCTLIGVHMSRLAEDLILYSTKEYNFLELSEEYTTGSSLMPQKRNPDSLELIRGISGSVFGQHCGLLMTLKGLPSTYNKDLQCDKSGMFAVYDQSLLSLTLMTGVITTMRIDEERCLSALSYDMLATDVAYYLVRKGIPFREAHHISGEVVAYSEGVKIPINKLTLEDLREVSPIFDETVSELWNYENSVEQYTVVGGTSKISVQEQIKLLKEFLSSCE, encoded by the exons ATGAGCAGGATGTGTTCGCGTACTGAAGAATCGACACCGTTCAAGCTGTGGGGTGGCCGGTATTCCAAAGCGACGGATCATGTTCTGTCGCGGGTGAATAACTCACTGTCGGTTGATAAGCGATTGTTCTCGGAGGACCTGGACGGGAGCATTGCCTATGCGAAAAGTTTAACCGATGCCAATCTGCTGACACAAAGTGAGTTTAAGGTGATCCGTTACGGGTTGGAAACCGTTCGCGACGAATGGACAAAGGGGACAATTAAGCTGATGCCCAGAGACGAAGATGTCCACACCGTAAACGAACGGCGGTTGATCGAAATCGTGGGACCTCATATCGGCGGGAAGTTGCATACCGGACGCAGCCGCAACGAACAGGTAGTGGTCGATATGAAACTGTGGATGAGAAACGCAGTTCAGGATATCCTGAAGCAGCTGCGTTGTCTGATCGACGGAATCAACGCGATGGCGGAGCGGCACATCAATGTTCTGATGCCGGGTTACACGCATATGCAAAAGGCTCAACCGGTTCGGTTCAGCCACTGGCTGTTAAGCTATGCATTCTACTTCAAAGAGGACTATCAGAGAATTTTTGAGTTTACGAAACGAATGAATGTACTTCCTTTGGGTACGGGCGCCCTGGCGGGAAACCCATTCAACATAAATCGCCATCAACTGGCCGATGATCTAGGATTCAAAGGAGTTACCTCCAATAGCATGTACACGGTGAGTGATCGTGACTTTGTCGTTGAGTTCAACTTCCTCTGCACCTTGATAGGAGTGCATATGAGCCGATTGGCGGAAGATTTGATCCTGTACTCTACGAAGGAGTACAATTTTCTGGAGCTGTCCGAAGAATATACTACCGGTAGTAGCCTAATGCCACAGAAACGTAACCCCGACAGTTTGGAGCTGATTCGTGGTATATCGGGATCGGTTTTCGGACAGCACTGCGGCCTGTTGATGACATTGAAAGGGCTCCCATCGACGTACAACAAAGATCTACAGTGCGATAAGAGCGGTATGTTTGCGGTGTACGACCAGAGTTTACTTTCGCTGACGCTGATGACTGGGGTGATAACGACGATGCGAATCGACGAAGAACGCTGTCTCAGTGCGCTCAGCTACGATATGCTGGCAACCGATGTG GCCTACTACCTAGTGCGCAAAGGAATTCCCTTCCGGGAAGCACATCACATTTCCGGCGAAGTAGTGGCATATTCCGAGGGGGTGAAGATTCCGATCAACAAACTGACGCTGGAAGATCTTCGGGAGGTGAGTCCCATTTTCGATGAAACCGTCAGTGAACTGTGGAATTACGAGAATAGCGTTGAGCAGTACACGGTTGTCGGCGGTACATCCAAGATCTCTGTGCAAGAGCAAATCAAACTGCTGAAGGAGTTTCTCTCGAGCTGCGAATGA